Proteins encoded within one genomic window of Triticum aestivum cultivar Chinese Spring chromosome 2D, IWGSC CS RefSeq v2.1, whole genome shotgun sequence:
- the LOC123050055 gene encoding desmethyl-deoxy-podophyllotoxin synthase — MRCIMHTARQCHSELCRSETGATAQSMESLQLYQYQLLLTLLAIVVPLLCLNRAVRRHRRRHREGARLLPPSPWALPVIGHLHHLVGDLPHRAMRDLARRHGPLLLLRLGGLPVVVASSADAAREVMVARDVDFATRPISRMIRLCIPEGAEGIVFAPYGDKWRQIRKICTVELLSARRVQSFRPVREEEAGRLLLAVAAAAASSTPVNLSQRLSAYAADSAVRAIIGSRFKDRDKFLVMLERGIRLFARMSLPDLYPSSRLAMLVSRMPGRMKRHQEEGAAFMDAVVQEHQENRAADDDKEDLLDVLLRIQREGHLQFPMSTDNIKSAVGDMFAGGSDTSATTLIWTMAELLKNPRVMRKAQDEVRRALAGQPNVTEDSLGGLNYMRLVIKEVLRLHPPAPLLLPRECMNDCRVLGFDVPKGTMVLVNAWAISRDPAHWDAAEEFIPERFERGEVDFKGADMEYTPFGAGRRMCPGMSFGLANVELALAGLLYHFDWELPGGAQAKELDMTEKMGVTVRLRRDLLLVPVVRVPLPLD; from the exons ATGCGATGCATTATGCATACGGCGCGTCAGTGTCACTCTGAACTGTGCCGTTCTGAAACTGGAGCTACCGCTCAAAGCATGGAGTCGTTGCAGCTCTACCAGTACCAGCTCCTCCTCACTCTCCTGGCCATTGTCGTCCCTCTTCTATGCCTCAACCGCGCGGTGCGCCGGCACCGGCGCCGGCACCGCGAGGGTGCCCGCCTGCTGCCTCCGTCTCCGTGGGCACTCCCGGTCATCGGCCACCTCCACCACCTCGTGGGAGACCTGCCGCACCGCGCCATGCGCGACCTGGCGCGACGCCACGGCCCTCTCCTGCTGCTCCGCCTCGGCGGCCTCCCCGTCGTGGTCGCCTCCTCCGCGGACGCCGCGCGCGAGGTCATGGTGGCGCGCGACGTCGACTTCGCCACGCGCCCCATCAGCCGCATGATCCGCCTGTGCATCCCCGAGGGAGCAGAGGGGATAGTCTTCGCGCCGTATGGTGACAAGTGGCGGCAGATCCGCAAGATCTGCACCGTCGAGCTGCTGAGCGCCAGGCGCGTCCAGTCCTTCCGGCCCGtgcgcgaggaggaggccggccggctgctcctggcggtggcggcggccgccgCGTCGTCTACCCCGGTGAACCTCAGCCAGCGGCTGTCGGCGTACGCGGCCGACTCGGCGGTGCGCGCCATCATCGGGAGCAGGTTCAAGGACCGGGATAAGTTCCTGGTGATGCTGGAGCGCGGGATCAGGCTGTTCGCCAGGATGAGCTTGCCGGACCTCTACCCGTCGTCGCGCCTCGCCATGCTCGTCAGCCGGATGCCGGGCCGGATGAAGCGGCACCAGGAAGAAGGTGCCGCGTTCATGGACGCCGTCGTCCAGGAGCACCAGGAGAACAGAGCAGCCGATGACGACAAGGAGGACTTGCTCGACGTGCTCCTGAGGATCCAGCGGGAAGGCCACCTGCAGTTCCCCATGTCCACTGACAACATCAAGTCGGCCGTCGGG GACATGTTCGCCGGGGGCAGTGACACGTCGGCAACCACGCTGATCTGGACCATGGCCGAGCTCTTGAAGAACCCCAGGGTGATGCGGAAGGCGCAAGACGAGGTCCGGCGAGCCCTCGCCGGACAACCCAACGTGACAGAGGACTCCCTAGGCGGCCTCAACTACATGCGCCTGGTGATCAAGGAGGTGCTCCGGCTGCACCCTCcggcgccgctgctgctgccgcggGAGTGCATGAACGACTGTCGGGTCTTGGGCTTCGACGTGCCCAAGGGTACCATGGTGCTCGTCAACGCCTGGGCCATCAGCAGGGACCCCGCCCACTGGGACGCCGCCGAAGAGTTCATACCGGAGAGGTTCGAGCGCGGCGAGGTCGACTTCAAGGGGGCCGACATGGAGTACACGCCGTTCGGAGCGGGCCGGCGGATGTGCCCCGGGATGTCGTTCGGCTTGGCCAACGTGGAGCTCGCGCTCGCCGGGCTGCTGTACCATTTCGACTGGGAGCTGCCCGGCGGGGCGCAGGCCAAGGAGCTCGACATGACGGAGAAGATGGGAGTCACCGTGCGGCTGCGCCGTGACCTTCTACTTGTTCCGGTGGTCCGAGTGCCCTTACCACTAGACTAG